One genomic segment of Parus major isolate Abel chromosome 23, Parus_major1.1, whole genome shotgun sequence includes these proteins:
- the LOC107214140 gene encoding uncharacterized protein LOC107214140 — protein MDIPGSAIPGIIQGRSWLSCSLSTGRFSPAILELLQAKQNSCSFIGSLETEGTCKAAKRNKSRDHGVIWVGRTFRIIQFHLLPTIPACSNLELNTSQHRGRRSIPTIPWKTPHLLINYRALLLLLLPGPAVPAPSLDAAPLQGFLDNPPLLLLPPDPFVRLRFLPTCSLFQPQWIHCLELLGFSHRDCSSTELPVSLPGTWRSQGKHETGKGRKKKKKGKEKVLLQEFGGALMSLDLPSTFQLLIPSLPCFPLHPRPRFGSQGFVWHQGKPARSSRDKADPSQLSPCHPLGFLFQQDSGFIPNQLLLWGNNPQAWENLDINSFWTWTHLLYGSAGKRGHLGPDLGA, from the exons ATG GATATCCCTGGCAGTGCAATCCCAGGGATCATCCAGGGACGttcctggctgagctgctccctcagcacaggaagatTTTCTCCTGCCATCCTGGAGCTTCTTCAAGCCAAG CAAAATTCCTGCAGTTTTATTGGAAGTCTTGAGACTGAGGGCACTTGTAAGGCAgccaagagaaataaaagtcGGGATCATGgagtgatttgggttggaaggacaTTCAGGATCATCCAATTCCACCTCcttcccactatcccagcttgctccaacCTGGAATTGAATACTTCCCAG CACCGAGGACGACGATCCATCCCCACAATTCCCTGGAAAACGCCccatttattaattaattaccgagcactgctgctcctgctgctgccaggcccagctgtcccagcacccAGCTTGGatgcagctcctctccagggaTTTCTGGACAATCCCCCCTTGCTCCTCCTCCCGCCGGATCCTTTTGTGCGGCTCCGTTTCCTCCCCACCTGCTCCCTTTTCCAGCCGCAATGGATCCATTGTCTGGAGCTGCTCGGCTTTTCCCACAGGGATTGCAGCTCCACAGAGCTCCCTGTCAGCCTGCCCGGAACGTGGAGGAGCCaaggaaaacatgaaacagggaagggaagaaaaaaaaaaaaaaaaggaaaggagaaagtgCTTTTGCAGGAATTTGGTGGCGCTCTGATGAGTTTGGATTTACCCAGCACCTTCCAACtgctcatcccatccctcccatGCTTCCCACTGCACCCCAGACCTAGATTTGGGAGCCAAGGATTCGTCTGGCACCAAGGAAAACCAGCTcggagcagcagagacaaggctgacccttcccagctcagcccctgccatCCCCTGGGATTCCTGTTTCAGCAGGACTCTGGATTTATCCCAAACCAGCTGTTGCTTTGGGGCAATAATCCACAGGCATGGGAAAACCTGGATATAAATTCTTTCTGGACATGGACACACTTGCTTTATGGATCTGCAGGAAAAAGAGGCCATTTAGGGCCAGATTTGGGGGCCTGA